The Puntigrus tetrazona isolate hp1 chromosome 16, ASM1883169v1, whole genome shotgun sequence genome includes a region encoding these proteins:
- the zgc:171704 gene encoding ras-related and estrogen-regulated growth inhibitor-like protein codes for MVVLVKQSPQLGSKAMDGNQHKVEANVLLLGAENVGKSALTVRFLTRRFIGEYGDIESIYSHIDKTDGRDVALNIWDSLYPQSCETTESISDKQLQWADGVILVYSICDRSSFEVVRQQVQLIRRTRKLSASAPIIIVGNKRDLLHQRAVSSEEGRLFALSADCGFFEISAAETYHGVLLVFHEILGLIKESRALKRGMVGIKGIVRSVSAVFGKKRE; via the exons ATGGTTGTTCTGGTCAAACAAAGTCCTCAGCTGGGCAGCAAAGCGATGGATGGAAATCAGCACAAAGTCGAGGCCAATGTTCTGCTGCTTGGAGCAGAAAATGTTGGAAAGTCAG CCCTCACTGTGCGGTTTCTCACCAGAAggttcatcggagaatatgggGATATCG aatcaaTATACAGTCATATTGACAAAACAGATGGCCGAGATGTAGCCTTAAACATTTGGGACTCCCTGTATCCACAG AGCTGCGAAACAACCGAATCTATCAGTGACAAGCAGCTGCAGTGGGCAGACGGTGTGATCCTGGTCTACAGCATCTGCGATCGCTCCAGCTTTGAGGTGGTCCGACAACAGGTGCAGCTCATCCGGCGGACCAGGAAGCTGTCTGCCTCTGCCCCGATTATCATCGTGGGGAACAAGCGAGACCTGCTCCATCAGAGAGCCGTGTCGAGCGAGGAGGGCAGACTCTTCGCCCTTTCGGCAGACTGCGGCTTCTTCGAGATCTCGGCGGCTGAAACCTACCACGGTGTGCTGCTGGTTTTTCACGAAATCCTGGGCCTCATCAAGGAGTCCAGAGCACTTAAAAGGGGGATGGTCGGAATCAAGGGTATAGTGAGAAGCGTGTCTGCCGTGTTTGGAAAGAAACGAGAGTGA
- the syt11b gene encoding synaptotagmin-11b isoform X2 translates to MSPVLAGFIGAGVLVVVVIALIFVWTCCQKHYNRTNYKLHGIQSEHSDPLTDPPYRFIHMLKGISIYPETLTSSKRIIRVARQARSQTTDGAQSNKGHPVVLVDMDSAAESGLLGEKQMQMRLGESGHEVHKLERELPVRADYCCLDSSSASSSQTSSTTASSTATPFTPAEEPSRGDLSIAVDYNFPKKALVVTILEARGLPAVEGHAGSADPYVKMTILPEKKHRVKTRVLRKTLEPAFDETFTFYGVPYSSLSDLTLHFLVLSFDRFSRDDVIGEAMVPLAGVDPSTGRVHITQQITKRSMQCVSRGELLVSLSYQPVSHRLSVVVLKAKHLPKLDITGLSGNPYVKLNVFYGHKRIAKKKTHVKKCTLNPVFNESFIYDVPAELLPDISIEFLVMDFDRTTKNQALGRLVLGANSACPSGAAHWQEVCQNPRRQISKWHTLNEY, encoded by the exons ATGTCCCCAGTGCTGGCGGGGTTTATCGGTGCCGGTGTGTTGGTCGTTGTAGTCATTGCATTGATCTTTGTTTGGACTTGCTGTCAGAAACATTACAATAGGACGAACTACAAGCTTCATGGAATCCAATCGGAACATAGTGATCCACTCACAGACCCACCATACAGGTTTATTCACATGCTGAAAGGAATCAGCATCTACCCTGAAACGCTTACCAGCAGCAAGAGGATCATACGAGTGGCACGCCAGGCCAGATCCCAGACCACCGATGGGGCGCAAAGCAACAAGGGCCACCCAGTGGTGCTGGTAGATATGGATTCAGCAGCAGAAAGCGGCCTGCTGGGAGAAAAACAGATGCAGATGAGGCTCGGAGAAAGTGGCCATGAGGTTCACAAACTGGAGAGGGAACTTCCTGTGCGTGCGGATTACTGCTGCCTGGACAGCAGCTCTGCCAGCAGCAGTCAGACCTCCAGTACGACGGCTTCCAGCACGGCTACACCCTTCACCCCCGCGGAAGAGCCCAGCCGAGGAGATCTCAGCATTGCGGTCGACTATAACTTCCCCAAGAAGGCCTTGGTGGTCACCATCCTGGAGGCTCGGGGGTTACCGGCCGTAGAAGGTCACGCGGGCAGCGCAGACCCCTACGTGAAGATGACCATTCTCCCCGAGAAGAAACATCGTGTTAAGACTCGGGTCCTGAGGAAGACCCTGGAACCTGCGTTTGATGAGACCTTCACATTTTATGGCGTGCCGTACAGCTCCTTGTCGGATCTCACTCTGCACTTCCTGGTGCTGAGCTTTGACCGGTTCTCACGAGACGATGTCATCGGGGAGGCCATGGTTCCTCTGGCAGGTGTGGATCCGAGTACAGGCCGGGTCCATATTACGCAACAGATCACAAAGAGGAGTATGCAG TGCGTGAGCCGTGGAGAGCTGCTGGTCTCTCTTTCCTATCAGCCTGTTTCTCACAGACTGAGCGTGGTGGTGTTAAAAGCAAAGCACCTTCCAAAATTGGACATCACCGGCCTATCTGGAA ATCCATATGTGAAGTTGAATGTATTCTATGGCCACAAGCGTATTGCCAAGAAGAAAACACATGTGAAGAAATGCACGCTCAATCCAGTCTTTAACGAATCCTTCATCTATGACGTGCCAGCTGAGTTGTTGCCAGATATCTCTATTGAGTTCCTGGTCATGGACTTTGACCGCACTACTAAAAACCAGGCCTTGGGACGCCTGGTACTCGGCGCAAACAGCGCCTGCCCCTCAGGGGCCGCCCACTGGCAGGAGGTCTGCCAAAACCCACGGCGCCAAATCTCAAAGTGGCATACGCTCAATGAATATTAG
- the syt11b gene encoding synaptotagmin-11b isoform X1, whose translation MAEITDIRAAYDMSPVLAGFIGAGVLVVVVIALIFVWTCCQKHYNRTNYKLHGIQSEHSDPLTDPPYRFIHMLKGISIYPETLTSSKRIIRVARQARSQTTDGAQSNKGHPVVLVDMDSAAESGLLGEKQMQMRLGESGHEVHKLERELPVRADYCCLDSSSASSSQTSSTTASSTATPFTPAEEPSRGDLSIAVDYNFPKKALVVTILEARGLPAVEGHAGSADPYVKMTILPEKKHRVKTRVLRKTLEPAFDETFTFYGVPYSSLSDLTLHFLVLSFDRFSRDDVIGEAMVPLAGVDPSTGRVHITQQITKRSMQCVSRGELLVSLSYQPVSHRLSVVVLKAKHLPKLDITGLSGNPYVKLNVFYGHKRIAKKKTHVKKCTLNPVFNESFIYDVPAELLPDISIEFLVMDFDRTTKNQALGRLVLGANSACPSGAAHWQEVCQNPRRQISKWHTLNEY comes from the exons ATGGCTGAGATCACTGACATACGCGCGGCGTACG atATGTCCCCAGTGCTGGCGGGGTTTATCGGTGCCGGTGTGTTGGTCGTTGTAGTCATTGCATTGATCTTTGTTTGGACTTGCTGTCAGAAACATTACAATAGGACGAACTACAAGCTTCATGGAATCCAATCGGAACATAGTGATCCACTCACAGACCCACCATACAGGTTTATTCACATGCTGAAAGGAATCAGCATCTACCCTGAAACGCTTACCAGCAGCAAGAGGATCATACGAGTGGCACGCCAGGCCAGATCCCAGACCACCGATGGGGCGCAAAGCAACAAGGGCCACCCAGTGGTGCTGGTAGATATGGATTCAGCAGCAGAAAGCGGCCTGCTGGGAGAAAAACAGATGCAGATGAGGCTCGGAGAAAGTGGCCATGAGGTTCACAAACTGGAGAGGGAACTTCCTGTGCGTGCGGATTACTGCTGCCTGGACAGCAGCTCTGCCAGCAGCAGTCAGACCTCCAGTACGACGGCTTCCAGCACGGCTACACCCTTCACCCCCGCGGAAGAGCCCAGCCGAGGAGATCTCAGCATTGCGGTCGACTATAACTTCCCCAAGAAGGCCTTGGTGGTCACCATCCTGGAGGCTCGGGGGTTACCGGCCGTAGAAGGTCACGCGGGCAGCGCAGACCCCTACGTGAAGATGACCATTCTCCCCGAGAAGAAACATCGTGTTAAGACTCGGGTCCTGAGGAAGACCCTGGAACCTGCGTTTGATGAGACCTTCACATTTTATGGCGTGCCGTACAGCTCCTTGTCGGATCTCACTCTGCACTTCCTGGTGCTGAGCTTTGACCGGTTCTCACGAGACGATGTCATCGGGGAGGCCATGGTTCCTCTGGCAGGTGTGGATCCGAGTACAGGCCGGGTCCATATTACGCAACAGATCACAAAGAGGAGTATGCAG TGCGTGAGCCGTGGAGAGCTGCTGGTCTCTCTTTCCTATCAGCCTGTTTCTCACAGACTGAGCGTGGTGGTGTTAAAAGCAAAGCACCTTCCAAAATTGGACATCACCGGCCTATCTGGAA ATCCATATGTGAAGTTGAATGTATTCTATGGCCACAAGCGTATTGCCAAGAAGAAAACACATGTGAAGAAATGCACGCTCAATCCAGTCTTTAACGAATCCTTCATCTATGACGTGCCAGCTGAGTTGTTGCCAGATATCTCTATTGAGTTCCTGGTCATGGACTTTGACCGCACTACTAAAAACCAGGCCTTGGGACGCCTGGTACTCGGCGCAAACAGCGCCTGCCCCTCAGGGGCCGCCCACTGGCAGGAGGTCTGCCAAAACCCACGGCGCCAAATCTCAAAGTGGCATACGCTCAATGAATATTAG
- the plin6 gene encoding perilipin 6, producing MSRIENSEGNVLKRVAELPLISSALQQASSIYTGVKGRYPLLGFVGGVAELGIRSASTAALKQAAPLLKNLEPEIEAVNSFALGGLEQLEKLFPILQQPTDEVVANLKDAFFLRLDDAQTRVNDELDRAVDRWDKLLRLSWRLVAEAQDSAPGRVITAGLDELITQSEAAVAYYLPLPPTLRCEWERRVQSYEDEDEDDDDEEEEPRMWTRIRSLLLCLYLQLYHRLMMLRERLDGVLQMLGAAAETVGLTRLMAVVESLLQLLLSFYTTRVHRVEELRSLLVAQLASGIQALKVLPPVEQILTLPTQARTIMNDLLELGQILIQLLINTTPLYDLVKQVSDLDAPSNPIPEEPSESPSRRASANNLFLKAMDSRPRRRRSLYARSRRESASGLPSSPVLSPTPTPVPANGRKGSLKLDSPHSGPPELDTLALSTTDMIRRRSSATEVLLAPIMQLVTQSQRAFEFLSSGSSSEDQVIPVVETTEY from the exons ATGTCTAGAATAGAAAACAGTGAG GGGAATGTGCTAAAGCGTGTGGCAGAGCTGCCGCTCATCAGCTCGGCGCTGCAGCAGGCCTCTTCCATCTACACGGGTGTGAAAGGTCGTTACCCGCTGCTCGGGTTTGTGGGAGGCGTAGCAGAGCTGGGCATCCGGAGTGCATCCACAGCAGCCCTGAAACAAGCAGCACCTCTGCTAAAGAACCTAGAACCAGAAA TCGAGGCAGTGAACAGTTTTGCACTAGGGGGTTTGGAACAGCTGGAGAAGCTTTTTCCAATTCTCCAACAGCCCACAGATGag GTGGTTGCTAATCTGAAGGACGCTTTCTTCCTGAGGCTGGACGACGCGCAGACTCGAGTGAACGACGAGCTGGACAGAGCCGTGGACAGATGGGACAAGCTGCTGCGCCTGAGCTGGCGCCTCGTGGCGGAGGCTCAGGACTCGGCTCCCGGGCGAGTGATCACCGCGGGTCTGGATGAGCTCATCACTCAGTCGGAGGCGGCGGTGGCCTACTATCTGCCTCTGCCACCCACGCTGC GTTGTGAGTGGGAGAGAAGAGTGCAGAGCTACGAAGATGAAgacgaggatgatgatgatgaagaggaagagCCTCGAATGTGGACTCGTATCCGTAGCCTGTTGTTGTGCCTGTACCTTCAGCTGTACCACAGATTGATGATGCTGAGAGAAAGACTAGACGGCGTTTTGCAGATGCTAGGGGCAGCTGCCGAAACG GTGGGTCTAACGCGGTTGATGGCGGTGGTGGAGTCCCTGCTGCAGCTGCTTCTGTCATTTTACACGACTCGGGTGCATCGCGTAGAAGAGCTGCGGTCTCTACTCGTGGCCCAGCTCGCATCAGGTATTCAGGCACTGAAGGTTTTGCCCCCTGTAGAGCAGATATTGACTCTGCCTACCCAGGCACGCACTATCATGAACGACCTACTGGAACTGGGACAGATTCTCATACAGCTGCTCATCAACACCACCCCCCTCTATGACCTG GTAAAACAAGTTTCTGATCTCGACGCACCAAGCAATCCAATTCCAGAGGAACCTTCTGAGAGTCCCTCCCGCCGTGCATCCGCGAACAACCTCTTCCTTAAGGCCATGGACAGCCGCCCACGTCGCCGCAGAAGCCTTTACGCCCGTTCCCGTCGCGAGTCTGCCAGCGGGCTTCCATCGAGCCCAGTTCTCTCTCCAACTCCAACCCCAGTCCCGGCGAATGGCCGCAAAGGCAGTTTGAAGCTAGATTCCCCGCACTCAGGCCCTCCAGAACTTGACACACTTGCTTTGTCCACCACCGATATGATCCGCCGCCGCTCCTCGGCCACCGAGGTCCTGTTGGCTCCCATTATGCAGTTAGTTACACAGAGCCAACGGGCATTTGAGTTTCTGAGCTCTGGCTCTTCATCTGAAGATCAGGTCATACCTGTGGTGGAAACCACTGAATATTAA